One genomic window of Punica granatum isolate Tunisia-2019 chromosome 1, ASM765513v2, whole genome shotgun sequence includes the following:
- the LOC116192341 gene encoding arabinogalactan protein 16-like gives MASFSLRTVFSAMAMFALACAICWPPSVAKADSMAPAPAPASDGTSIDQGIAYVLMLMALLLTYLIHPLDASSSFFF, from the exons ATGGCGTCCTTCTCATTGCGAACTGTGTTCAGTGCCATGGCCATGTTCGCTCTCGCTTGCGCCATTTGTTGGCCCCCCTCCGTAGCCAAGGCAGATTCCATGGCCCCTGCTCCTGCCCCCGCTAGCGATG GGACGTCGATCGACCAGGGAATCGCCTATGTGCTGATGCTCATGGCATTGCTGCTCACGTACCTCATCCACCCGCTCGACGCCTCttccagcttcttcttctga